The genome window AGTATTTCATGACTGTGTGTAGCCtaccctttttttccctccttctTTCGGTTATCTATGAACTAGGTCACCCTATCTAATGCCAAATCAGCAGTtccaaaaatggatggatttggtTTTGTCTCATGTTGTCTTGTcggaacatttttttgtcttttttccacCTGTGCTTGTCTGTCCAGTCCCTTGTGTCCTCCAATCAGCTCCCTCAGTCTTTGTTCAGGTGTTCCTCATCTCATCAGTCTGCTTGTtggttcattttcttttgtcttggtCACTGTCACTTCTCACATTGCCAAGTCATCTCGTGGTGAGTCTTATCCGATCCATCTATTTCTTTATTTgacgttattttaaaaatagtctCTGAACCCAGTTTGACCAGTTGAATTTGCTCAGTCCGTCCGTCCAAGACAGGCTAAATGTGGCTCACCTCTCAATATGATACAATTCAGAGGATGAAACATGCAACCATAAGCAGGTCCATCAAGCCAACTTCATTTGACTCTCATTTAGTAGCAAACAGATGTGTGACAGCTGCACACATCTGCTTAACATTGTGCTTTTAGCGCTCCCATATGGCCAGTGGGTTAACTGCAGCCATTGTTGGCGTTCAACAGAGTCATGGAGAGAGTCAGCTCCATAGTTTTTCCTTGAAACCATTCCACTCCTGTGTGTTACTAATGATGCAAAACGCCACTCGGCATAGTTCATTGATCCAGCTACGTACGTTTTGATTGAAATTGAAtcatttactgtatttatttatttggtgcATATACCAGTGGACCAAATTGTCCAGTAAGGACAAAGATTATAGAGGAGGGTTAGACTGGCTAAAAGGGATCTCGAAGAAAAGGACTCCCTGTCCGTGCAGATTCCGAAAACTTGATTCCAGTGACATTTAGGGAATTGGAAGATTGACGCACCAGTGGGAGTTTGGCTCAGCTTTTTACTGCGCTCTACGGACGGCCGGACGGACGGACCGCCCTCTCATCTCACCGAGTGCTGACGTCtacgggagggagggagggagggaaggatgGGAGGAGCGGGccaaccacccacccacccgcGCGCTTAAATCCAGCTCCCACGCTCAAGCTGACAGACAGAAAGGCACAGGCGCCTCAAGAAAGCAGCTCAAAGTCTGTGCACATCCAAGGAGGACACTATGATCAAGAAAATGTCCCCCTCGGAAAGCGACTTTGACATCCCGGCCAAGAACTGCTACAGGATGGTGATTCTGGGCTCCACCAAAGTGGGCAAAACGGCAATCGTGTCCCGCTTCCTCAACGGGAAGTTCGACGAGCAGTACACGCCGACGATAGAGGACTTTCATCGGAAAGTCTACAGCATCAAGGGGGACGTTTACCAGCTTGACATCCTGGATACGTCTGGCAACCATCCCTTCCCAGCCATGCGCAGGCTCTCCATCCTGACAGGTACTCATTTGACGCGCGTCACTGCTCTTTTGCAGTCTGACTTTGTTCCCTGCACACATCTTGCAAAACActtgctccttttgtccctcaCAGGCGACGTTTTCATCCTGGTCTTCAGCTTGGACAACAGAGACTCCTTCAACGAGGTGCAACGCCTCAAGCGTCAAATCTACGAGACCAAGTCGTgcctcaaaaacaaaatgaaagagaaCCTCGACGTGCCTCTGGTCATATGCGGCAACAAGGGTGACCGCGAATTCTACCGCCAGGTGCAGCGAGCCGACATCCAGCAACTGgtggacggcggcggcggcgacgacgACAAGTGCGCCTATTTCGAGATCTCCGCCAAGCGCAACGAGAACGTCGACCAAATGTTCCAGGCCTTGTTCGCCTTGGCAAAGCTGCCCCACGAGATGAGCCCCGACCTGCACAGAAAGGTGTCGCTGCAATACTGCCACATGCTGCACAGAAAGTCCGTGAAGAACAAGAAGATGAAGGACGTCGGCGAGGCGTACGG of Syngnathus acus chromosome 19, fSynAcu1.2, whole genome shotgun sequence contains these proteins:
- the rasd1 gene encoding dexamethasone-induced Ras-related protein 1 isoform X2: MIKKMSPSESDFDIPAKNCYRMVILGSTKVGKTAIVSRFLNGKFDEQYTPTIEDFHRKVYSIKGDVYQLDILDTSGNHPFPAMRRLSILTDQVVPQKQNEREPRRASGHMRQQG
- the rasd1 gene encoding dexamethasone-induced Ras-related protein 1 isoform X1; translated protein: MIKKMSPSESDFDIPAKNCYRMVILGSTKVGKTAIVSRFLNGKFDEQYTPTIEDFHRKVYSIKGDVYQLDILDTSGNHPFPAMRRLSILTGDVFILVFSLDNRDSFNEVQRLKRQIYETKSCLKNKMKENLDVPLVICGNKGDREFYRQVQRADIQQLVDGGGGDDDKCAYFEISAKRNENVDQMFQALFALAKLPHEMSPDLHRKVSLQYCHMLHRKSVKNKKMKDVGEAYGMVTPYARRPSVHSDLMYIKEKAVGGGQAKEKERCLIS